The Arachis hypogaea cultivar Tifrunner chromosome 16, arahy.Tifrunner.gnm2.J5K5, whole genome shotgun sequence genome contains a region encoding:
- the LOC140180031 gene encoding uncharacterized protein has protein sequence MIPIEISQGSLRTQGEAHEDARRAELDLIEEIRNTAAIRQEALQQQIGRRHNKKVRPRFFQIGDLVLRKTEEARKPPSHGKLAATWEGPYIIRQVLGRGAYLLEQLDGTKLPSTWNVNSLKQYYS, from the coding sequence ATGATCCCGATCGAAATATCACAAGGCTCCTTAAGAACACAAGGAGAAGCTCATGAAGATGCTCGGAGGGCCGAGCTGGATTTGATTGAGGAAATACGCAACACAGCGGCGATTCGCCAAGAGGCCTTGCAACAACAAATTGGTCGGCGCCACAATAAAAAGGTGAGGCCGAGATTTTTTCAGATCGGCGACCTAGTATTAAGAAAAACTGAAGAAGCACGAAAACCACCCTCACATGGCAAACTTGCCGCGACATGGGAAGGACCTTACATAATTCGTCAAGTACTTGGCAGAGGAGCATATCTTTTGGAGCAATTAGATGGCACAAAGCTACCTAGCACTTGGAATGTTAATTCCTTAAAGCAATACTATAGTTAG